One segment of Apus apus isolate bApuApu2 chromosome 1, bApuApu2.pri.cur, whole genome shotgun sequence DNA contains the following:
- the TPT1 gene encoding translationally-controlled tumor protein: MIIYRDCISQDEMFSDIYKIREVANGLCLEVEGKMVTRTEGQIDDSLIGGNASAEGPEGDGTEATVITGVDIVINHHLQETSFTKESYKKYIKDYMKAIKARLEEHKPERVKPFMTGAAEQIKHILANFKNYQFFVGENMNPDGMVALLDFREDGVTPYMIFFKDGLEIEKC; the protein is encoded by the exons atgaTCATCTACCGGGACTGCATCAGCC AGGACGAGATGTTCTCCGACATCTACAAGATCCGGGAGGTGGCGAACGGCCTGTGCCTGGAAGTGGAGGGGAAG ATGGTCACCAGGACAGAGGGTCAAATTGATGACTCTCTAATTGGTGGCAATGCCTCTGCTGAAGGTCCTGAGGGAGATGGAACAGAAGCCACGGTCATAACTGGTGTTGATATAGTAATAAACCACCATCTTCAGGAAACCAGCTTTACAAAAGAGTCCTACAAGAAGTACATCAAGGACTACATGAAAGC aaTCAAAGCCAGACTTGAGGAGCACAAGCCAGAGAGAGTAAAGCCTTTCATGACAGGGGCTGCAGAACAAATCAAACACATCCTCGCTAACTTCAAAAACTACCAG TTCTTTGTAGGTGAGAACATGAATCCAGACGGTATGGTGGCTCTCCTGGATTTCCGTGAGGATGGTGTGACCCCATACATGATTTTCTTCAAGGATGGCTTGGAAATTGAGAAATGT TAA